The following coding sequences lie in one bacterium genomic window:
- the kdpB gene encoding potassium-transporting ATPase subunit KdpB yields the protein MTRKERVRPLLDPPLLRRALRDAAVRLDPRRQLRNPVMFVTEAGAALTTVLYVQALFGRGEAPAGFILAVAVALWFTVYFANLAEALAEGRGRAQAEALRRTRREVTATVLEGPDRNGPRRSRPSTELRIGMFALVSAGETIPGDGEVVEGAASVDESAVTGESAPVIRESGGDRSAVTGGTRVLSDWLVVRITSDPGSTFLDRMIAMVEGAKRRRTPNEIALHILLVALTLVFLVVVATLRPFSEQAVAAAGRGTPVALTSLAALLVCLIPTTIGGLLSAIGIAGMDRLIQANVVATSGRAVEAAGDVDVLLLDKTGTITFGNRQAAAFLPARGFDERRLADAAQLASLADETPEGRSVVVLAKERHNIRQRDLASLGATFVPFSAQTRMSGVDLDGRSIRKGAADAVAAWVAGQGGRVPDDVEETVDEVARRGATPLVVAEGTRVLGVVELKDIVKGGIKERFAELREMGIRTVMITGDNPLTAAAIAAEAGVDEFLAEATPEAKLKLIRERQAGGRLVAMTGDGTNDAPALAQADVAVAMNTGTQAAKEAGNMVDLDSDPTKLIEIVSIGKQLLVTRGALTTFSVSNDVAKYFAIIPAVFAGVWPELAALNVMGLATPASAILSAVIFNALIIVALIPLALRGVRRRALGAAALLRRNLLVYGVGGLVAPFVGIKLIDLCLAALGWA from the coding sequence ATGACCCGCAAGGAACGCGTCCGTCCGCTTCTCGACCCGCCGCTCCTCCGCCGCGCGCTGCGCGACGCCGCGGTGCGGCTCGATCCGCGGCGGCAGTTGCGCAACCCGGTGATGTTCGTCACCGAGGCCGGCGCGGCGCTGACGACGGTTCTCTACGTCCAGGCGCTCTTCGGCCGCGGCGAGGCGCCGGCGGGCTTCATCCTCGCCGTCGCCGTCGCCCTCTGGTTCACGGTCTACTTCGCGAATCTGGCCGAGGCGCTGGCCGAGGGGCGCGGCCGCGCCCAGGCCGAAGCGCTGCGCCGGACGCGCCGCGAGGTGACGGCCACCGTGCTCGAAGGGCCCGACCGCAACGGGCCGCGCCGCTCCCGCCCCTCGACCGAACTGCGCATCGGCATGTTCGCGCTCGTCTCGGCGGGGGAGACGATCCCCGGCGACGGCGAGGTCGTCGAAGGGGCGGCGAGCGTGGACGAGAGCGCGGTCACCGGCGAGAGCGCCCCGGTCATCCGCGAGAGCGGCGGCGACCGCAGCGCGGTCACCGGCGGCACGCGCGTCCTCTCCGACTGGCTCGTCGTGCGGATCACCTCCGACCCCGGCTCGACCTTCCTCGACCGGATGATCGCGATGGTCGAGGGGGCGAAGCGGCGGCGCACGCCGAACGAGATCGCGCTGCACATCCTCCTCGTCGCGCTGACGCTCGTCTTTCTCGTCGTCGTGGCGACGCTGCGGCCGTTCTCGGAGCAGGCGGTCGCCGCGGCGGGCCGCGGAACCCCCGTCGCGCTGACCTCGCTCGCCGCGCTCCTCGTCTGCCTCATCCCGACCACGATCGGCGGCCTCCTCTCGGCGATCGGCATCGCGGGGATGGACCGGCTGATCCAGGCGAACGTCGTCGCCACCTCCGGACGCGCGGTCGAGGCGGCCGGCGACGTGGACGTGCTGCTGCTCGACAAGACCGGCACGATCACCTTCGGCAATCGCCAGGCGGCGGCGTTCCTGCCGGCGCGCGGCTTCGACGAACGGCGGCTGGCCGACGCGGCGCAGCTCGCCTCGCTCGCCGACGAGACGCCGGAGGGGCGCAGCGTCGTCGTCCTCGCCAAGGAGCGGCACAACATCCGCCAGCGCGACCTCGCGTCGCTCGGCGCGACGTTCGTGCCGTTCAGCGCCCAGACGCGGATGAGCGGCGTGGACCTCGACGGCCGTTCGATCCGCAAGGGAGCGGCCGACGCCGTCGCGGCGTGGGTCGCGGGGCAGGGCGGGCGCGTTCCCGACGACGTCGAGGAGACGGTGGACGAGGTCGCGCGCCGCGGCGCGACGCCGCTCGTCGTCGCCGAAGGGACGCGCGTCCTCGGCGTCGTCGAGCTGAAGGACATCGTCAAGGGCGGGATCAAGGAGCGGTTCGCGGAACTGCGGGAGATGGGAATCCGCACCGTGATGATCACCGGCGACAACCCGCTGACCGCGGCGGCGATCGCCGCGGAGGCGGGGGTGGACGAGTTCCTCGCCGAGGCGACGCCGGAGGCGAAGCTGAAGCTGATCCGCGAGCGGCAGGCGGGGGGACGCCTCGTCGCGATGACCGGCGACGGCACGAACGACGCCCCGGCGCTGGCCCAGGCCGACGTCGCCGTGGCGATGAACACCGGCACGCAGGCGGCCAAGGAAGCCGGCAACATGGTGGACTTGGACTCCGACCCGACGAAGCTGATCGAGATCGTCTCGATCGGCAAGCAGCTCTTGGTGACCCGCGGCGCGCTGACGACCTTCAGCGTCTCCAACGACGTGGCGAAGTACTTCGCGATCATCCCCGCCGTCTTCGCCGGCGTCTGGCCCGAGCTGGCCGCGCTGAACGTGATGGGGCTGGCGACGCCGGCGAGCGCGATCCTCTCCGCGGTGATCTTCAACGCGCTGATCATCGTCGCGCTGATTCCGCTGGCGCTGCGCGG
- the kdpF gene encoding K(+)-transporting ATPase subunit F, with protein sequence MGALALAVYLVYALLAPERFE encoded by the coding sequence ATCGGCGCCCTCGCGCTCGCCGTCTATCTCGTCTACGCGCTCCTCGCGCCGGAGAGGTTCGAATGA
- the kdpA gene encoding potassium-transporting ATPase subunit KdpA produces MSAAAAFAIVVYVALLALLAWPLGAACARALAGERTWLSRLLGPLERAIYRFAGVRPADEMDWRLYARAFLLFSLASTAALYLLLRVQYLLPGWPAAYPPIRPDLAFNIAASFCTNTNWQSYAGEGTVGYVVAALGLIVQNFVSPAAGLAVLLALIRGFARRTAATVGNFWADLVRATLYVMLPAALVLAVLLISQGVVQTWGGARDVPLLQPTTGEGGKPVAAQSLPLGPVAAQTAIALVGTNGGGYYNANSAHPFANPTPLANFAGCLALLLIPGALCFTFGRMVGDRRQGAALFAAMAILFALFLALAVRAETRPNPALASLGVDQRTTAAQAGGYMEGKEVRVGPAASALWATATTSASNGAVNAAHDSFSPLGGMVPLALIGLGEVVFGGVGSGLYGMLTFVIVAVFLAGLMVGRTPEYLGKKIESYETKMAALAILATPVIALLGTAVAVATKAGLAGPANPGPHGFSEILYAFTSAAGNNGSAFAGLDASTPFYNVALGIAMLAGRFFIAVPVLAVAGSLARKKIVPPGAGTLPTHTPLFVLLLCAVVLIVGALNFVPALALGPIVEHLRLAAGAL; encoded by the coding sequence ATGAGCGCCGCCGCCGCATTCGCGATCGTCGTCTACGTCGCGCTCCTCGCGCTTCTCGCGTGGCCGCTCGGCGCCGCCTGCGCGCGGGCGCTGGCCGGGGAGCGGACGTGGCTCTCGCGCCTGCTGGGGCCGCTGGAGCGCGCGATCTACCGCTTCGCGGGCGTGCGCCCGGCCGACGAGATGGACTGGCGTCTCTACGCCCGCGCCTTCCTTCTCTTCAGCCTCGCCTCGACCGCCGCGCTCTATCTGCTGCTGCGCGTCCAATACCTGCTGCCGGGATGGCCCGCCGCCTATCCGCCGATCCGCCCCGACCTCGCGTTCAACATCGCCGCCAGCTTCTGCACGAACACCAACTGGCAGTCGTACGCGGGCGAGGGAACGGTCGGGTACGTCGTCGCCGCGCTCGGGCTGATCGTCCAGAACTTCGTTTCCCCCGCCGCGGGGCTGGCGGTCCTTCTCGCGCTGATCCGCGGCTTCGCCCGCCGCACCGCGGCGACCGTCGGCAACTTCTGGGCCGACCTCGTCCGCGCGACGCTCTACGTGATGCTGCCGGCGGCGCTGGTCCTCGCCGTTCTCCTGATCTCCCAGGGCGTCGTGCAGACGTGGGGCGGCGCGCGCGACGTGCCGCTGCTCCAGCCGACGACGGGCGAAGGGGGCAAGCCGGTCGCCGCGCAGTCGCTCCCGCTCGGCCCGGTCGCCGCGCAGACGGCGATCGCGCTCGTCGGCACGAACGGCGGCGGCTACTACAACGCGAACTCCGCCCATCCGTTCGCCAACCCGACGCCGCTTGCGAACTTCGCCGGCTGCCTCGCGCTGCTGCTGATCCCCGGGGCGCTCTGCTTCACCTTCGGCCGGATGGTCGGGGACCGGCGGCAAGGGGCCGCGCTGTTCGCGGCGATGGCGATCCTCTTCGCCCTCTTCCTCGCGCTCGCCGTGCGGGCGGAGACGCGCCCCAATCCGGCGCTCGCCTCGCTCGGCGTCGATCAGCGGACGACGGCGGCGCAGGCCGGCGGCTACATGGAAGGGAAGGAGGTCCGCGTCGGGCCGGCCGCGTCGGCGCTCTGGGCGACGGCGACGACCTCCGCCTCGAACGGCGCGGTGAACGCGGCCCACGACTCGTTCAGCCCGCTCGGCGGGATGGTCCCGCTGGCGCTGATCGGCCTCGGCGAGGTCGTCTTCGGCGGCGTCGGCTCCGGCCTCTACGGGATGCTGACGTTCGTGATCGTCGCCGTCTTCCTCGCCGGGCTGATGGTCGGCCGCACGCCGGAGTATCTCGGCAAGAAGATCGAGTCGTACGAGACGAAGATGGCCGCGCTGGCGATCCTCGCCACGCCGGTGATCGCGCTGCTCGGGACCGCCGTCGCCGTGGCCACGAAGGCCGGCCTCGCCGGGCCGGCGAACCCGGGGCCGCACGGATTCTCGGAGATCCTCTACGCCTTCACCTCCGCCGCGGGGAACAACGGCAGCGCCTTCGCCGGGCTCGACGCCTCGACGCCGTTCTACAACGTCGCCTTGGGGATCGCGATGCTCGCCGGCCGCTTCTTCATCGCCGTGCCGGTCCTCGCGGTCGCCGGCTCGCTGGCGCGCAAGAAGATCGTGCCGCCGGGCGCCGGCACGCTCCCGACCCACACGCCGCTCTTCGTGCTCCTGCTGTGCGCGGTCGTCCTGATCGTCGGCGCGCTGAACTTCGTTCCGGCGCTGGCGCTCGGGCCGATCGTCGAGCACCTCCGCCTCGCCGCGGGCGCGCTCTGA